The following are from one region of the Chromobacterium phragmitis genome:
- a CDS encoding ABC transporter substrate-binding protein, producing MQKLSVAALAALLPLAAYAAKPLTVCTDANPEGFDVVQYNSLVTTNASADVLMNRLVEYDAAAGKLQPGLASSWEVSEDGLSYTFHLRPNVGFHSTDYFKPTRKLNADDVVLTFDRMLNPDNPWHKTAPAGYPHAQSMQFPKLIKAVRKLDPQTVRFELNYPEATFLSSLTMGFASIYSAEYMAQLLAAGKTAELNSKPIGTGPFIFKSFAKDALVRYAPNPAYFGGKPKASALIYAITPDSSVRLQKLRAGECQIALSPKPQDVLAAKADGRLQVSQTPAFMTAFVAFNSQKKPLDNPLVRQAINLAFDKASYLKTVFDNTASAANLVYPPNTWSYDKAIKPYAYDPAQAKKLLAQAGYPNGFDVTVWARPGGSTLNPNPKAGAEMLQADLAKVGIRLQIKVLEWGELIKRGKAGEHEMLFMGWAGDNGDPDNFLTPQFSCSAVQSGTNFARYCDGKLDKLIADGKKTSDFKARTKLYQAAQRVIHEQALWLPLAHPTAYGLARKEVSGYAVNPYGRVNFAAVSLK from the coding sequence ATGCAGAAACTGAGCGTAGCCGCGCTGGCGGCCTTGCTGCCGCTGGCCGCTTACGCGGCCAAGCCATTGACCGTATGCACCGACGCCAATCCGGAAGGCTTCGATGTGGTGCAGTACAACTCGCTGGTCACCACCAACGCTTCCGCCGACGTATTGATGAACCGCCTGGTGGAGTACGACGCCGCCGCCGGCAAGCTGCAGCCGGGGCTGGCCAGCAGCTGGGAGGTGAGCGAGGATGGCCTGAGCTACACCTTCCACCTGCGGCCCAACGTCGGCTTCCACAGCACCGACTACTTCAAGCCTACGCGCAAGCTGAACGCCGACGACGTGGTGCTCACCTTCGACCGGATGCTGAATCCGGACAATCCCTGGCACAAGACCGCGCCGGCCGGCTATCCGCACGCGCAATCGATGCAGTTTCCCAAGCTGATCAAGGCGGTGCGCAAGCTTGATCCGCAGACGGTGCGTTTCGAACTCAATTACCCGGAAGCCACCTTCCTGTCCAGCCTGACCATGGGCTTCGCGTCCATCTACTCTGCCGAATACATGGCTCAGCTGCTGGCGGCGGGCAAAACGGCGGAGCTCAACAGCAAGCCCATCGGCACGGGACCGTTCATTTTCAAGAGCTTCGCCAAGGATGCGCTGGTGCGCTATGCGCCCAATCCGGCCTATTTCGGCGGCAAACCCAAGGCTTCGGCGCTGATCTACGCGATCACGCCGGATTCCAGTGTCCGCCTGCAGAAGCTGCGCGCCGGGGAGTGCCAGATCGCGCTGTCGCCCAAGCCGCAGGACGTGCTGGCGGCCAAGGCCGATGGCAGGCTGCAGGTGTCGCAGACGCCGGCCTTCATGACTGCCTTCGTCGCTTTCAACAGTCAAAAGAAGCCGTTGGACAATCCCTTGGTGCGGCAGGCGATCAACCTGGCCTTCGACAAGGCCAGCTACCTGAAAACAGTGTTCGACAATACCGCCAGCGCCGCCAATCTGGTCTATCCGCCCAACACCTGGAGCTACGACAAAGCCATCAAGCCCTATGCCTATGATCCGGCGCAGGCGAAGAAGCTGTTGGCGCAGGCTGGCTACCCCAACGGCTTCGATGTCACGGTATGGGCGCGTCCCGGCGGCAGCACGTTGAATCCCAACCCCAAGGCCGGCGCGGAAATGTTGCAGGCGGATCTGGCCAAGGTGGGCATCCGGCTGCAGATCAAGGTGCTGGAGTGGGGCGAGCTGATCAAGCGCGGCAAGGCCGGCGAGCACGAGATGCTGTTCATGGGCTGGGCCGGAGACAACGGCGATCCGGACAATTTCCTGACGCCGCAGTTTTCCTGCTCGGCGGTGCAGTCCGGCACCAACTTCGCCCGTTATTGCGACGGCAAGCTCGACAAGCTGATCGCCGACGGCAAGAAGACCAGCGATTTCAAGGCCAGGACCAAGTTGTATCAGGCGGCCCAACGCGTCATCCATGAGCAGGCGTTGTGGCTGCCGCTGGCTCACCCCACCGCTTATGGCCTGGCGCGCAAGGAAGTCTCCGGTTATGCGGTCAATCCTTATGGCCGGGTCAATTTCGCCGCCGTAAGCTTGAAATAA
- a CDS encoding putative bifunctional diguanylate cyclase/phosphodiesterase — MRSVLSWQGSNLELLEALSLPVWIFDIDHKRVFWANEAALQVWGARSLRELQDRDMASDMSVSVSQRLAQYQQDFEREGASFVESWTLYPNGRPCVLKVKFRGIRVNGRMLMFCEAQNSLSADPASLRSTEALLHTSVLISLYDDDGRALYRNPAAREWLASSGENWRQHFVHDSDWQQLRQGVAACGEARLLARVNTREGMRWHEVAARACRDAVTGQDALLVSEVDITDLKHAEARASFLANHDVLTGLPNRNGIRSELLPHLQQALRNGRQVALMFIDLDRFKNVNDSLGHACGDELLIRMAGRLVGLLGHDEKAARLGGDEFLVMLSAPQVAERAETLGRRILQALAVPMRLEGMDVGVSASIGVSVCEGRALDLEQMMRHADLAMYAAKDAGRNNLMFFTPALEARSQAQLALETDIRRGLDAGEFLAYFQPRVDIGSGKVVGAEALARWRHPQRGLLMPDSFIPLCEDCGMVMELGRQILAQAARQQRQWRESGLDLLVSVNLSACQFVDPGLPSLIEQLLADSGCQPDRLELEITESVLLGHDEQTMSTLQALRALGVRIAVDDFGTGYSNLAYLQRYPLTSLKIDRSFIATLDDKPAIAELITTLCRMLGLNMVAEGVETEDQLAWLVERGCQEYQGFLYSPALSARDFLQRLAQPAAALYQYVD, encoded by the coding sequence ATGAGAAGCGTGCTCTCCTGGCAGGGGAGCAATCTGGAGCTGCTGGAGGCTTTGAGCCTGCCGGTATGGATTTTCGACATCGACCACAAGCGGGTGTTCTGGGCCAACGAGGCCGCGCTGCAGGTGTGGGGCGCGCGCAGCTTGCGCGAGCTGCAGGATAGAGACATGGCGAGCGACATGTCGGTCTCCGTTTCGCAAAGGCTGGCCCAATACCAGCAGGATTTCGAGCGCGAGGGCGCCAGTTTCGTCGAAAGCTGGACGCTGTATCCCAACGGCCGACCTTGCGTGTTGAAGGTGAAATTCCGCGGCATAAGGGTGAATGGCCGAATGCTGATGTTTTGCGAGGCGCAGAACAGCCTGAGCGCCGACCCCGCCTCGCTGCGCAGCACCGAAGCGCTGTTGCACACCTCGGTGCTGATCTCCCTGTACGACGATGACGGCCGCGCGCTATATCGCAACCCGGCCGCGCGCGAGTGGTTGGCGTCCTCGGGCGAGAACTGGCGGCAGCATTTCGTCCACGACAGCGATTGGCAACAGCTGCGTCAAGGCGTGGCCGCCTGCGGCGAAGCGCGGTTGCTGGCGCGGGTCAACACCCGCGAGGGTATGCGCTGGCATGAGGTGGCGGCCCGCGCCTGCCGCGACGCGGTCACTGGCCAGGATGCGCTGCTGGTCAGCGAGGTGGACATCACCGACCTGAAGCACGCCGAGGCGCGCGCCAGCTTCCTGGCCAACCACGATGTGCTGACCGGCCTGCCGAACCGCAACGGCATCCGCAGCGAACTGCTGCCGCACTTGCAGCAAGCGCTGCGCAACGGCCGCCAGGTGGCGTTGATGTTCATCGATCTGGACCGTTTCAAGAATGTCAACGATTCGCTCGGCCACGCCTGCGGCGACGAGCTGCTGATCCGGATGGCGGGCCGGCTGGTCGGCCTGCTGGGGCATGACGAGAAAGCAGCGCGGCTGGGAGGCGACGAGTTTCTGGTGATGCTGAGCGCGCCGCAAGTGGCCGAACGCGCCGAAACGCTGGGCCGCCGCATCCTGCAGGCGCTGGCGGTGCCGATGCGGCTGGAAGGAATGGATGTGGGCGTGTCGGCGTCGATAGGCGTCAGCGTGTGCGAGGGGCGCGCGCTGGACCTGGAGCAGATGATGCGCCACGCCGATCTGGCCATGTACGCCGCCAAGGATGCCGGGCGCAACAATCTGATGTTCTTCACGCCGGCGCTGGAGGCGCGCAGCCAGGCGCAGCTGGCGCTGGAGACCGATATTCGCCGCGGGCTGGATGCCGGCGAATTCCTCGCCTACTTCCAGCCGCGGGTCGATATCGGCAGCGGCAAAGTGGTCGGCGCCGAGGCGCTGGCGCGCTGGCGGCATCCGCAGCGCGGCCTGCTGATGCCGGACAGCTTCATCCCGTTGTGCGAGGACTGTGGCATGGTGATGGAGCTGGGGCGGCAGATTCTGGCGCAGGCGGCGCGGCAGCAGCGGCAGTGGCGCGAGAGCGGGTTGGATTTGCTGGTCTCGGTGAACCTGTCCGCCTGCCAGTTTGTGGATCCCGGCCTGCCGTCCCTGATCGAGCAACTGCTGGCCGACAGCGGCTGCCAGCCGGACCGGCTGGAGTTGGAAATCACCGAATCCGTGCTGCTGGGGCACGACGAGCAGACCATGAGCACCTTGCAGGCGCTGCGCGCGCTGGGCGTGAGGATAGCGGTGGACGATTTCGGCACCGGCTATTCCAATTTGGCGTATCTGCAGCGTTACCCGCTGACTTCGCTGAAGATAGACCGTTCCTTCATCGCCACGCTGGACGACAAGCCGGCCATCGCGGAGCTGATCACCACCCTGTGCCGGATGTTGGGGCTGAACATGGTGGCGGAGGGCGTGGAAACCGAGGATCAGCTGGCTTGGCTGGTCGAGCGAGGCTGTCAGGAGTACCAGGGCTTTCTGTATAGTCCGGCGCTGTCCGCCCGAGACTTTCTGCAACGCCTGGCGCAGCCTGCGGCGGCCTTATATCAATATGTGGATTAA